From Haloarcula hispanica ATCC 33960, the proteins below share one genomic window:
- a CDS encoding type IV pilin — translation MSPVIGVVILVGIAAILAATIGVFALGFSEQRPTQAPQVAIVADYSERTTGNGEYLNLSFSSGETVYRDNLTVVVSDARSSDGSDVTLDTDPIQAQASTRITSGTEITIHQGQFAGITSGEHLDLSDATLRLVWNPADEPESETYVIYRWPDPSQRN, via the coding sequence GTGAGCCCAGTCATCGGTGTCGTTATCCTCGTCGGAATTGCTGCAATTCTCGCTGCCACCATCGGTGTGTTCGCGCTCGGCTTCAGCGAGCAGCGACCCACGCAGGCACCGCAGGTCGCTATCGTGGCCGACTACAGCGAGCGGACCACCGGCAACGGGGAGTATCTGAACCTCAGCTTCAGCAGCGGTGAAACCGTCTACCGGGACAACCTCACTGTCGTCGTCTCCGATGCCAGGAGTTCCGACGGCAGCGACGTGACGCTTGACACCGATCCGATACAGGCACAGGCCTCGACGCGGATTACGTCGGGGACAGAAATTACGATACATCAGGGACAGTTCGCCGGCATCACGAGCGGGGAGCATCTGGACCTGAGCGACGCGACGCTTCGACTCGTCTGGAACCCAGCGGACGAACCGGAATCGGAAACATACGTCATCTACCGGTGGCCGGACCCGAGCCAGCGTAACTGA
- a CDS encoding glycoside hydrolase family 15 protein, which translates to MTLRTALNDFKRTRDRRHQFPGEFRSTTGTFSGLDSRLVHVDSDGSLRDYSYPLCGLTGIDRSRFGIDTGSTTWFDADADQRYRGDAGVVETIHDCGDWAVVQTDCTIEQAHVTRFELRGDVPADVSLRAFVDFAPDGRDGQQSLLMHGNTVEAYHRSEHDFVGVSTELDAVQGQIPERFPELVDDDPVSFPRATGERRYEDTTLTGGVLLSAPFVDGGVTLTTLLTDADDTDRDTALSTIDRLVSDHYTSETLLEAGQAQRRWSVPAETPNRESVVADLRVLSLLSAANGARIAAPDFDPYYVTSGGYGYTWFRDDAEISAFLLEADGTFDLGLSPWHQRSAAFYCRTQRPDGSWPHRVWPGDETLAPGWANARLESGSDADYQADQTASVTTFLATYLRTGEPADPECIEATLGRAVESIDDTLADDGLPIACQNAWENMQGRFTHTAATFLHAYAAVARAPVSAALRDHARSQAETVLSSLDALWTGDRYALREHDGTIDDRLDSATLALPAACRVAAEAIDLPAATRDRLYTHVETTLDGLERDTGDIRGLIRFEGDDWRRGSQDREKVWTVSTAWGANSAAQLGALLRDADDSRATAAYARSRDLLDEILPGGSLVQSSGYLPEQLFDDGTPDCGTPLGWPHALRLATVAHLTDAEALTAEPLSARE; encoded by the coding sequence ATGACGCTCCGGACGGCACTTAACGACTTCAAGCGGACCCGGGACCGCCGCCACCAGTTCCCGGGCGAGTTCCGCTCTACGACGGGCACTTTCTCCGGACTCGACAGCCGGTTGGTGCACGTCGACAGCGATGGCTCACTGCGGGACTACTCCTATCCGCTGTGTGGGCTCACGGGGATCGACCGCTCGCGGTTCGGTATCGACACGGGTTCGACGACGTGGTTCGACGCCGACGCCGACCAGCGGTATCGTGGTGACGCTGGCGTCGTCGAGACTATCCACGACTGCGGCGACTGGGCCGTCGTCCAGACGGACTGCACTATCGAGCAGGCCCACGTCACCCGGTTCGAACTTCGCGGCGATGTCCCCGCCGACGTATCGCTTCGGGCGTTTGTCGATTTCGCACCCGACGGACGGGACGGCCAACAGAGCCTGCTGATGCACGGCAACACCGTCGAGGCCTACCATCGCTCCGAACACGACTTCGTCGGCGTCTCTACCGAACTCGACGCCGTTCAGGGCCAGATTCCCGAGCGGTTCCCCGAACTTGTCGACGACGACCCAGTCTCGTTCCCACGGGCGACCGGGGAGCGACGGTACGAGGACACGACGCTAACTGGCGGCGTCCTGCTGTCCGCGCCGTTCGTCGACGGTGGCGTCACGCTGACGACGCTGCTGACGGACGCGGACGACACCGACCGCGATACGGCGCTGTCGACCATCGACCGTCTGGTGAGCGACCACTACACTTCGGAGACACTGCTCGAAGCAGGGCAGGCACAGCGCCGCTGGAGCGTGCCCGCAGAGACGCCGAACCGGGAGAGTGTCGTCGCCGACCTCCGGGTCCTCTCGCTGCTTTCGGCTGCGAACGGGGCCAGAATCGCCGCGCCGGACTTCGACCCGTACTACGTCACCTCCGGCGGGTACGGCTATACGTGGTTCCGCGACGACGCCGAAATTTCGGCGTTCCTGCTCGAAGCTGACGGGACGTTCGACCTCGGATTATCGCCGTGGCACCAGCGTTCCGCCGCGTTCTACTGTCGCACGCAGCGACCGGACGGCAGCTGGCCCCACCGGGTCTGGCCCGGCGACGAGACGCTCGCGCCGGGCTGGGCGAACGCCCGGCTCGAAAGCGGTTCGGACGCCGATTACCAGGCCGACCAGACCGCAAGCGTCACCACCTTCCTCGCGACGTATCTCCGGACCGGCGAGCCGGCCGACCCGGAGTGCATCGAAGCCACGCTCGGACGTGCCGTCGAGAGCATCGACGACACGCTGGCCGACGACGGCCTCCCCATCGCCTGCCAGAACGCCTGGGAGAACATGCAGGGTCGGTTCACGCACACCGCTGCAACCTTCTTGCACGCCTACGCGGCCGTCGCCCGCGCACCCGTCTCCGCCGCGCTCCGGGATCACGCCCGTTCACAGGCCGAGACGGTGTTGTCTTCGCTGGACGCGCTGTGGACCGGTGACCGCTACGCCCTTCGCGAACACGACGGGACCATCGACGACCGACTGGACTCCGCGACGCTGGCCCTCCCCGCCGCCTGTCGCGTCGCCGCCGAGGCCATCGACCTGCCGGCGGCGACCCGTGACCGGCTCTACACCCACGTCGAGACGACACTCGACGGGCTGGAACGGGACACCGGCGACATCCGTGGTCTCATCCGCTTCGAGGGCGACGACTGGCGGCGCGGCTCGCAGGACCGCGAGAAAGTCTGGACCGTCTCGACGGCGTGGGGCGCAAACAGTGCCGCCCAGCTGGGTGCGCTCCTGCGTGACGCCGACGACAGCCGAGCGACGGCGGCCTACGCCCGGTCCCGGGACCTGCTGGACGAGATCCTTCCCGGTGGCTCGCTCGTCCAGTCCAGCGGCTACCTCCCCGAGCAACTGTTCGACGACGGGACGCCGGACTGTGGTACGCCGCTCGGCTGGCCCCACGCGCTCCGGCTGGCAACCGTCGCCCACCTCACTGACGCCGAGGCGCTCACTGCCGAGCCGCTGAGCGCCCGCGAGTGA
- a CDS encoding TrmB family transcriptional regulator, with amino-acid sequence MDDSTLRDRLGQLGLSEKEVDTYLSILGSGEATASEIADDTGVSKRYVYSISESLEDRGFIEVNDHVVPTTIRARPPEEVIDALTDRLEEMSGALDSRYSASAREPQQFDVIKSRVTVIKRLTEYIRNAEREIMLSVPQQYLPEISEELVAAVDRGVLVMLVVSSADGLEPDDVRGLASVVRSWNQPMPIMLTVDAQFGLVSPAEMVTRTNSDQRAIAFVQQQLVPVLSGSFLGNYWLMATEETVTDPAPLPATYHDFRHAVLQATLHLRAGHDIHVSAEVRAVQADDDTTTIEGTVVETKQGVAEPQTNSYPIEHTLVVDVGDRTVSLGGSGSFIEDYETDAVTLSLAE; translated from the coding sequence ATGGACGATTCGACTCTCAGGGACAGGCTGGGGCAACTGGGCCTGTCGGAGAAGGAAGTCGACACGTACCTGTCGATTCTCGGCAGCGGCGAGGCCACGGCCAGCGAAATCGCCGACGACACCGGGGTCTCCAAACGGTACGTCTACAGCATCAGCGAATCGCTCGAAGACCGTGGGTTCATCGAGGTCAACGACCACGTCGTGCCCACGACGATACGCGCTCGGCCGCCCGAGGAAGTCATCGACGCCCTGACCGACCGACTCGAAGAGATGAGCGGTGCGCTCGATTCCAGATACTCGGCGAGTGCGCGGGAACCACAGCAGTTCGACGTCATCAAGTCCCGGGTGACAGTCATCAAGCGACTCACGGAGTACATCAGAAACGCGGAACGGGAGATCATGCTGTCGGTTCCCCAGCAGTACCTCCCGGAGATCTCGGAGGAACTGGTCGCAGCTGTCGACCGCGGCGTCCTCGTGATGCTGGTCGTCAGCAGCGCCGACGGCCTGGAACCGGACGACGTGCGCGGGCTGGCCTCCGTGGTCCGGTCCTGGAACCAGCCGATGCCGATAATGCTCACCGTCGACGCCCAGTTCGGCCTCGTCTCCCCGGCGGAGATGGTGACACGGACTAACTCCGACCAGCGGGCCATCGCCTTCGTCCAGCAACAGCTCGTCCCCGTGCTGTCAGGGTCGTTCCTCGGGAACTACTGGCTGATGGCCACCGAGGAGACCGTCACCGACCCGGCCCCGCTCCCAGCCACCTACCACGACTTCCGCCACGCCGTCCTCCAGGCGACGCTCCACCTGCGCGCCGGCCACGACATCCACGTCTCCGCCGAAGTACGGGCAGTACAGGCGGACGACGACACAACGACCATCGAAGGGACCGTCGTCGAGACGAAACAGGGCGTCGCCGAGCCACAGACCAACTCCTACCCCATCGAACACACGCTAGTCGTCGACGTCGGCGACCGGACTGTCTCGCTGGGCGGCTCCGGGTCGTTCATCGAAGATTACGAAACCGACGCGGTCACGCTCTCGCTGGCCGAGTGA
- a CDS encoding alpha-amylase family glycosyl hydrolase — MHHPGPPRFATVGESVELAPRQPDPGMAAEWRLVERPAASTAALGDGPVCHLEPDVPGVYRAAVTAPDGTHEQVVRAFPSITETARFSVTAEDFDCDGGTDDLTVADRAIVIGTFNDFTMGTHWAERDGDEWVIETDLPPGTHHAIFSFDGSFESTATDEVTVEGPGRPRVELTGETVNGDFVVSADARAAPSGSEPEVEFYLDGRDALEESAVTIDGDELRVPHEALPEMARVHAVAVAERHSVADTLVVERDSGTGNATAGGTVPVTRPADPPAWAGDATIYEIFVRSFAGETVDTTFEAIERRVPYIESLGVDVVWLTPIQASPTRHGYHITDFFDTATDLGTRDEFESLVDRLHDAGIRVVFDLVINHSSRDHPAFQLHRAGVPEYADYYERIPASQDVSDIDWAGEDAPGYYFNWTRIPNLNYDSLAVRRWMLDVVDEWRDVVDGFRCDVAWGVPHGFWKEVRERVKADDPEFLLLDETVPRDAAFAENEFDVHYDTDLFDTLRDIGTGEEPASALFEALDATAEHGYPDRTAHMRYVDNHDEDRYLDECGAASLRAAVGATFTLPGTPMVYAGQERGVEQQRGTMRWHDGDNALTDFHRRLVALRADHGALRASGVRPVPHTVESGDANSVVAYERTDGDETLVVVLHFGEGTATVSPETPIGGTDLLSGDQVGSAGTVEVGDIVVVPAGIDS; from the coding sequence ATGCACCATCCAGGCCCGCCACGGTTCGCCACCGTCGGCGAATCGGTCGAACTGGCCCCGCGTCAGCCCGACCCCGGCATGGCTGCCGAGTGGCGGTTAGTCGAGCGGCCAGCGGCGAGTACGGCAGCGCTCGGCGACGGCCCGGTCTGTCACCTCGAACCCGACGTGCCGGGCGTCTACCGAGCGGCGGTAACCGCACCGGACGGCACACACGAGCAAGTCGTCCGGGCGTTCCCGAGCATCACCGAGACGGCCCGGTTCAGCGTCACGGCGGAGGACTTCGACTGCGACGGCGGTACCGACGACCTCACCGTCGCCGACCGCGCCATCGTCATCGGGACGTTCAACGATTTCACGATGGGGACACACTGGGCCGAGCGCGACGGCGACGAATGGGTCATCGAAACCGACCTCCCACCGGGGACCCACCACGCGATCTTCAGTTTCGATGGCTCCTTCGAGTCGACCGCGACAGACGAGGTCACCGTCGAGGGACCGGGTCGCCCCCGGGTCGAACTCACCGGTGAGACGGTGAACGGAGACTTCGTCGTCTCGGCGGACGCCCGCGCGGCCCCGTCGGGGAGCGAACCGGAAGTCGAGTTCTATCTCGACGGCCGCGACGCGCTGGAAGAGTCGGCCGTGACCATCGACGGCGACGAACTCCGGGTGCCACACGAAGCCCTGCCGGAGATGGCCCGCGTTCACGCGGTTGCCGTCGCCGAGCGCCACAGCGTCGCGGACACGCTAGTCGTGGAACGCGACAGTGGAACCGGAAACGCGACCGCAGGCGGCACAGTGCCCGTCACACGGCCGGCCGACCCGCCGGCCTGGGCCGGCGACGCCACCATCTACGAGATATTCGTCCGGTCGTTTGCCGGCGAGACCGTCGACACGACCTTCGAAGCCATCGAGCGGCGGGTCCCCTACATCGAGTCGCTGGGCGTCGATGTGGTGTGGCTCACCCCTATTCAGGCGAGTCCGACCCGGCACGGTTACCATATCACGGACTTCTTCGACACCGCCACAGACCTGGGAACGCGCGACGAATTCGAATCGCTGGTCGACCGGCTCCACGACGCCGGGATTCGGGTCGTCTTCGACCTGGTAATAAACCACAGCTCGCGGGACCATCCGGCCTTCCAGCTCCACCGGGCCGGTGTCCCCGAGTACGCCGACTACTACGAGCGAATCCCGGCGTCACAGGACGTCTCCGATATCGACTGGGCGGGCGAGGACGCGCCGGGCTACTACTTCAACTGGACGCGAATCCCGAACCTCAACTACGACTCGCTCGCGGTGCGGCGCTGGATGCTCGACGTGGTAGACGAGTGGCGCGACGTGGTCGACGGGTTCCGCTGTGACGTTGCCTGGGGCGTGCCACACGGGTTCTGGAAGGAAGTCCGGGAGCGGGTGAAAGCCGACGACCCCGAGTTCCTGCTGCTCGACGAGACGGTCCCACGCGACGCCGCCTTCGCCGAAAACGAGTTCGACGTTCACTACGACACGGACCTGTTCGACACGCTCCGCGACATCGGGACCGGCGAGGAACCAGCGTCGGCGCTGTTCGAGGCGCTCGACGCGACGGCCGAGCACGGCTACCCCGACCGTACCGCCCACATGCGGTACGTCGACAACCACGACGAGGACCGCTATCTCGACGAGTGCGGAGCCGCGTCACTGCGGGCGGCCGTCGGGGCCACGTTCACGCTCCCCGGAACGCCGATGGTTTACGCCGGCCAGGAACGGGGCGTCGAACAACAGCGCGGGACGATGCGCTGGCACGACGGCGACAACGCACTGACCGACTTCCACCGGCGACTGGTGGCGCTGCGAGCGGACCACGGGGCACTGCGCGCGTCCGGGGTACGTCCGGTTCCTCACACCGTCGAATCGGGCGATGCGAACAGCGTCGTCGCGTACGAGCGCACCGACGGCGATGAAACGCTCGTGGTCGTTCTGCACTTCGGCGAGGGGACCGCGACAGTCTCGCCCGAAACCCCGATTGGGGGCACCGACCTTCTCAGTGGCGATCAGGTCGGAAGCGCCGGGACGGTCGAAGTCGGAGACATCGTCGTGGTACCAGCGGGGATCGACAGCTAA
- a CDS encoding ABC transporter ATP-binding protein yields the protein MASLELDGLRKEFDGGSIVAVDDVDLSIDDGEFVTVVGPSGCGKSTTLRMIAGLERPTSGRIRIGDEDVTDVHARKRDVAMVFQNYALYPHKSIRQNMAFGLRMSTDLSKEERQERVTETAEMMGIGNLLDDTPDQLSGGQKQRVALGRAIVREPDVFLFDEPLSNLDAKLRTTMRTEIQRLQEELGITAVYVTHDQEEAMTMGDRIVILNDGELQQAGRPKTVYENPTNQFVGGFVGSPSMNFLDVTAEPLGSGIRLTGAHDDFSYDLTGGRASAFGDIEGGSYVLGIRPEHVSVSDGGDQNAVPATVDVLEPIGSDNYLYLDLGESKTGFEGDGAPDFIARVSTDVEPAIGDRVQVSFDESAVHLFDPETGETVTAGEDAPVAAPQ from the coding sequence ATGGCGAGTCTCGAACTAGACGGTCTCCGGAAGGAGTTCGACGGTGGCTCCATCGTGGCGGTCGACGATGTCGACCTGTCCATCGACGACGGGGAGTTCGTAACGGTGGTCGGCCCGTCGGGGTGTGGGAAATCGACGACGCTACGGATGATTGCCGGGCTTGAGCGGCCGACGAGCGGTCGTATCCGCATCGGCGACGAGGACGTGACGGACGTTCACGCCCGCAAGCGCGACGTGGCGATGGTGTTCCAGAACTACGCGCTGTACCCACACAAGTCCATCCGGCAGAACATGGCCTTCGGCCTCCGGATGAGCACGGACCTCTCGAAGGAAGAACGGCAGGAGCGAGTCACTGAGACGGCGGAGATGATGGGCATCGGGAACCTGCTCGATGACACGCCGGACCAGCTCTCCGGCGGGCAGAAACAGCGGGTCGCGCTCGGGCGCGCCATCGTCCGGGAGCCGGACGTGTTCCTCTTCGACGAGCCACTCAGCAACCTCGATGCGAAGCTCCGGACGACGATGCGGACGGAGATCCAGCGCCTGCAGGAGGAACTCGGCATCACGGCCGTCTACGTCACCCACGACCAGGAAGAAGCAATGACGATGGGCGACCGCATCGTCATCCTCAACGACGGGGAACTCCAGCAGGCCGGTCGGCCGAAGACGGTGTACGAGAACCCGACGAACCAGTTCGTCGGCGGCTTCGTCGGTTCGCCCTCGATGAATTTCCTCGACGTGACCGCGGAGCCACTCGGCAGCGGCATCCGGCTCACTGGTGCTCACGACGACTTCTCCTACGACCTCACGGGCGGCCGTGCCAGTGCCTTCGGCGACATCGAAGGCGGTTCGTACGTGCTGGGTATCCGACCGGAACACGTCTCCGTCAGCGACGGCGGCGACCAGAACGCCGTTCCGGCGACGGTCGACGTGCTCGAGCCCATCGGTAGCGACAACTACCTTTATCTCGATCTGGGCGAATCGAAAACCGGGTTCGAGGGCGACGGTGCGCCGGATTTCATCGCCAGGGTAAGTACTGACGTGGAGCCGGCCATCGGCGACCGCGTGCAGGTGTCGTTCGACGAATCCGCCGTCCACCTGTTCGACCCGGAGACCGGCGAGACGGTTACGGCCGGCGAGGACGCGCCCGTCGCAGCACCGCAGTAG
- a CDS encoding glutathione S-transferase family protein, which produces MNMLVDGEWRTDAYETTDEDGAFDRQDTTFRDRVEDDPDARFQPEAGRYHLYACRACPWAHRILVARKLLGLEDAITVDYVDPFRGEDGWQFTPDKDGCTPDTVNGSDYLREVYVAADNDATCRVTVPVLWDKQEETIVNNESEEILRMLDTEFDDVADNDVDLYPEGYQDEVDRIIDDIYEPINNGVYRCGFANSQSAYDEAVEELFDALDHWDSVLEDQRFLAGDRLTEADICLFTTLVRFDEVYHTHFMCNHKLIREYDNLWPYLRDLYQLPGVAETVNMDHITEHYYTTHPDVSPKRIVPMGPDPDFEADHDRDELPGDLPETLFPTA; this is translated from the coding sequence CGGGTCGAGGACGACCCCGACGCGCGGTTCCAGCCCGAGGCGGGCCGGTATCACCTGTACGCCTGCCGCGCCTGTCCGTGGGCCCACCGGATTCTGGTCGCTCGGAAACTGCTAGGACTCGAAGACGCCATCACCGTCGACTACGTCGACCCGTTCCGCGGCGAGGACGGCTGGCAGTTCACGCCCGACAAGGACGGCTGCACGCCGGATACGGTCAACGGATCGGACTACCTCCGCGAGGTCTACGTCGCGGCCGACAACGACGCGACCTGCCGCGTGACGGTGCCGGTGCTGTGGGACAAACAGGAAGAGACCATCGTCAACAACGAGTCCGAGGAGATCCTTCGGATGCTCGACACTGAGTTCGACGACGTGGCCGACAACGACGTCGACCTCTACCCCGAAGGCTATCAGGACGAGGTCGACCGGATCATCGACGACATCTACGAGCCCATCAACAACGGCGTCTACCGCTGTGGCTTCGCGAACAGCCAGTCGGCCTACGACGAGGCCGTCGAGGAACTGTTCGACGCGCTGGACCACTGGGACAGCGTCCTCGAAGACCAGCGCTTCCTCGCCGGCGACCGCCTGACCGAGGCGGACATCTGTCTGTTCACGACGCTCGTGCGCTTCGACGAAGTGTACCACACCCACTTCATGTGCAACCACAAGCTCATCCGCGAGTACGACAACCTCTGGCCGTACCTCCGGGACCTCTACCAGCTCCCCGGCGTCGCCGAGACGGTGAACATGGACCACATCACGGAGCACTACTACACCACTCACCCCGACGTGAGCCCGAAGCGAATCGTCCCGATGGGACCCGACCCCGACTTCGAGGCCGACCACGACCGCGACGAACTCCCCGGTGACCTGCCCGAGACGCTGTTCCCGACGGCGTAA